The Sylvia atricapilla isolate bSylAtr1 chromosome 3, bSylAtr1.pri, whole genome shotgun sequence genome has a window encoding:
- the MRAP2 gene encoding melanocortin-2 receptor accessory protein 2, with amino-acid sequence MSALRLISNRTSQQALSNSDYTWDYEYYEYGPVSFDGLKAHKYSIVIGFWVGLAVFVIFMFFVLTLLTKTGAPHQDNAELSEKRFRMNSFVADFGRPLESERVFSQQMAEESQSLFHFCINEVDHMNKEKESQKGPSLESNTHFQEVPKSSGMFEEDVHCLTKFNIPNFVNTEQNSSLGEDDLLISEPPITVENKLVMQTSHRILD; translated from the exons ATGTCTGCCCTGAGGCTGATCTCTAACAGAACCTCCCAGCAGGCCTTGTCTAACTCTGATTACACCTGGGACTACGAGTACTATGAGTATGGCCCAGTATCATTTGATGGCCTGAAGGCTCATAAAT ATTCCATTGTGATTGGATTTTGGGTCGGTCTTGCAGTCTTTGTCATCTTCATGTTTTTCGTCCTGACCCTGCTGACGAAGACAGGAGCACCACATCAAGA CAATGCAGAACTTTCTGAAAAAAGATTTCGCATGAACAGCTTTGTGGCGGATTTTGGAAGACCTTTGGAATCTGAGAGGGTCTTTTCTCAACAAATGGCTGAAGAATCCCAGTCACTCTTCCATTTCTGCATTAATGAAGTGGACCacatgaacaaagaaaaagagagtcAGAAAGGTCCAAGTCTGGAAAGTAATACCCACTTCCAGGAGGTTCCCAAAAGTAGTGGAATGTTTGAGGAAGATGTACATTGTCTTACAAAATTTAACATTCCTAACTTTGTGAACACTGAGCAGAACTCTTCATTAGGCGAGGATGATCTCCTCATCTCAGAGCCACCAATCACTGTAGAAAACAAACTGGTTATGCAAACTTCCCATCGGATCCttgattga